A single window of Haloferax marinisediminis DNA harbors:
- a CDS encoding cobyric acid synthase — protein sequence MTTPTLLVAGTASHVGKSTVAAGLCRLLATRGLTVAPFKAQNMSNNARAVARHDGDGFGEIGVSQYVQARAAGVVPTTDHNPVLLKPHGDGTSQLVVQGRAVSVNAAGDYYADHWHDARDAAQESHQRLTERADIIVAEGAGSIAEINLHDRDLANVETARFADAKILLVADIERGGVFASLVGTLELLPDDLRQRVVGAVITKFRGDPALLESGLDAFEQRTGVPVLGVIPYDDPGLPEEDSLSLPSKGEHATVGADDGVSDSQSVTIGVLRLPHISNATDFQPLAETPGVRVSYLPLDASLADVDGVVLPGSKNTVDDLLELRASGFDDELADFDGPIVGICGGYQLLGERIEHADIEGTRGEETVEALGYLPTVTTFSLEKRVEAVSVEFEGAGPLAGVSGPVDGYEIHQGSTRIVGDATEITGDGAAVGRLAGTYIHDLFANEAPREGFVDAVYEYAGRERPVQADSVSRDPYERTATLVGSNVDVARLLSSVGV from the coding sequence ATGACGACGCCGACCCTCCTCGTCGCCGGAACCGCGAGTCACGTCGGAAAGAGTACCGTCGCAGCCGGGCTCTGTCGACTCCTCGCTACCCGCGGCCTCACCGTCGCCCCGTTCAAGGCACAGAACATGAGTAACAACGCGCGTGCAGTCGCACGTCACGACGGCGATGGATTCGGAGAAATCGGTGTCTCGCAGTACGTCCAGGCCCGTGCCGCAGGCGTCGTACCAACGACCGACCACAATCCGGTGCTTCTCAAGCCACACGGAGATGGGACCTCGCAACTCGTCGTCCAAGGGCGGGCAGTGAGCGTCAACGCCGCCGGTGACTACTACGCCGACCACTGGCACGACGCCAGAGACGCCGCACAGGAGTCACACCAGCGACTCACCGAGCGGGCAGACATCATCGTCGCCGAGGGTGCAGGCTCGATTGCCGAGATAAACCTCCACGACCGCGATTTGGCCAACGTCGAGACGGCACGGTTCGCCGACGCGAAGATTCTCCTCGTCGCCGACATCGAGCGCGGAGGTGTCTTCGCCAGTCTCGTCGGGACGCTCGAACTCCTCCCAGACGACCTTCGACAGCGTGTCGTCGGAGCGGTCATCACGAAGTTCCGCGGAGACCCAGCCCTCCTCGAATCGGGACTCGATGCCTTCGAACAACGAACCGGTGTCCCCGTCCTCGGTGTCATCCCGTACGACGACCCTGGACTCCCAGAAGAAGACAGTCTCTCGCTGCCATCGAAAGGCGAGCACGCGACAGTCGGTGCCGACGACGGAGTCTCCGACTCTCAATCGGTCACGATCGGCGTCCTGCGCCTCCCACACATCTCGAACGCGACAGACTTCCAACCGCTCGCCGAAACACCGGGTGTTCGAGTCTCCTATCTCCCACTCGATGCCTCACTCGCAGACGTCGATGGCGTCGTCCTCCCCGGGAGCAAGAACACCGTCGACGACCTGCTCGAACTTCGTGCGTCTGGATTCGACGACGAACTCGCCGACTTCGACGGCCCAATCGTCGGCATCTGTGGCGGATACCAACTCCTCGGGGAACGAATCGAACACGCCGACATCGAAGGAACACGTGGAGAAGAGACGGTCGAGGCGCTTGGCTACCTCCCAACAGTCACGACGTTCTCGCTGGAGAAGCGCGTCGAAGCAGTCTCGGTCGAGTTCGAGGGGGCCGGACCACTCGCTGGCGTCTCTGGACCAGTCGACGGCTACGAGATACACCAAGGTTCGACGCGAATCGTGGGTGATGCAACCGAAATCACTGGCGACGGGGCCGCAGTTGGGCGGCTCGCTGGAACGTACATCCACGACTTGTTCGCCAACGAGGCACCTCGGGAAGGGTTCGTGGATGCAGTGTACGAGTACGCAGGGAGAGAGCGTCCTGTGCAAGCAGACAGTGTTTCGAGAGACCCGTACGAACGGACGGCGACACTCGTCGGGTCCAACGTCGACGTTGCACGACTGCTCAGTTCGGTCGGCGTGTAA
- a CDS encoding HVO_A0556 family zinc finger protein encodes MSQSGVLLKKLGDDECVYCDGDLVESTYKGNDAVICDDCGTPAIQLW; translated from the coding sequence ATGTCTCAATCAGGCGTACTTCTCAAAAAGCTCGGCGACGACGAATGTGTGTACTGCGATGGCGACCTCGTCGAGAGCACGTACAAAGGGAACGATGCGGTCATCTGTGACGATTGCGGCACGCCCGCGATTCAGCTCTGGTAA
- the hutH gene encoding histidine ammonia-lyase: protein MSEQSLPEIVVLDGASLTPEDVAAVARHDAPVELHTDAIEQMRESRARVESVLESGEPVYGVNTGFGHLVETHIDRKDIERLQTNLVRSHSAGAGRELTRSEVRSMMVTRANTLAKGYSGIRPTVVELLVSMLNEGVHPAVRSRGSLGASGDLAPLAHMALVLIGEGEAHVDGERLSGAEALHAVGLEPVTLKSKEGLALINGTQLTVGLASLFVVDAERIVDAADAAGALTTEVTMGTTANCDPAIHEVRPHPGQQESATAVRRLTEGSTVLESHKHCERVQDAYSIRCLPQVNGAVRDAVEHLREAVEIELNSVTDNPLVFPAGAVDERAPGTDVAAVVSAGNFHGEPLALRLDYAAGALTELAAISERRTDRMLNPDVQEPYLPPFLTEHSGLRSGYMIAQYTAAALLNECRSFGRPSLDSTPVSGGQEDHVSMSGQSALNARVVAENVATIVGVELLCGAQAAEFLDDGLKLGTGTGAVRDAIRTVVPPLDDDRPLDGELEEAADLVRFGAIRVAATEATQ, encoded by the coding sequence ATGAGTGAGCAGTCACTCCCCGAAATCGTGGTCCTCGACGGTGCATCGCTGACGCCCGAAGACGTGGCCGCGGTCGCTCGACACGACGCGCCTGTCGAACTGCACACGGACGCAATCGAGCAGATGCGAGAGTCGCGCGCACGAGTCGAATCAGTCCTGGAGTCTGGCGAACCGGTCTACGGCGTCAACACGGGGTTCGGCCACCTCGTCGAGACCCACATCGACCGAAAGGACATCGAACGCCTCCAGACGAACCTCGTCAGGAGTCACTCCGCGGGTGCAGGCCGCGAACTGACCCGCTCTGAAGTCCGGTCGATGATGGTCACGCGGGCGAACACGCTTGCAAAGGGATACTCTGGAATTCGACCAACCGTCGTCGAACTTCTCGTCTCGATGTTGAACGAGGGCGTTCACCCCGCTGTCCGGTCTCGCGGCAGTCTCGGTGCGAGCGGCGACCTCGCTCCGCTGGCCCACATGGCGCTGGTACTCATCGGTGAAGGCGAAGCACACGTCGACGGCGAGCGACTCTCTGGAGCCGAAGCGTTACACGCGGTCGGATTGGAACCGGTGACGCTCAAATCCAAGGAGGGGTTGGCGCTCATCAACGGGACGCAACTCACCGTCGGCCTCGCGTCGCTGTTCGTCGTCGACGCCGAGCGAATCGTCGATGCCGCCGATGCGGCCGGCGCCCTCACGACGGAAGTCACGATGGGGACGACCGCAAACTGTGACCCTGCGATTCACGAGGTTCGACCCCACCCCGGCCAGCAAGAGAGTGCTACCGCGGTTCGCCGACTCACCGAGGGATCTACTGTCTTGGAGTCGCACAAACACTGCGAGCGAGTGCAGGACGCCTACTCGATTCGGTGCCTCCCACAGGTCAACGGTGCTGTCAGAGACGCCGTCGAACACCTGCGGGAGGCCGTCGAAATCGAACTCAACAGCGTGACCGACAACCCACTCGTCTTCCCGGCGGGCGCCGTGGACGAGCGCGCTCCGGGAACCGACGTTGCGGCCGTGGTCTCTGCGGGGAACTTCCACGGTGAACCACTGGCACTCCGGCTGGACTACGCCGCTGGTGCGCTGACAGAACTTGCTGCAATTTCGGAGCGCCGGACCGACCGGATGCTCAACCCCGACGTGCAGGAACCGTATCTCCCGCCGTTCCTGACAGAACACAGCGGTCTCCGCTCAGGGTACATGATTGCGCAGTACACGGCGGCCGCATTGCTCAACGAGTGTCGCTCGTTTGGTCGCCCATCGCTCGATTCGACACCCGTCAGTGGCGGCCAAGAAGACCACGTGAGCATGAGTGGACAGAGTGCGCTGAACGCGCGGGTCGTCGCCGAGAACGTCGCGACCATCGTTGGTGTCGAACTCCTCTGTGGTGCGCAGGCGGCCGAATTCCTCGACGACGGCTTGAAACTCGGGACCGGAACTGGTGCCGTCCGTGATGCGATTCGGACTGTCGTTCCGCCACTCGACGACGACAGACCGCTCGATGGCGAATTAGAAGAGGCCGCTGACCTCGTCCGATTCGGTGCGATTCGTGTCGCTGCCACCGAGGCGACTCAGTAA
- the hutI gene encoding imidazolonepropionase, translating to MRDSGTETDPVDGENVTVVYGAAELVVGPDDETGIVVVEDAAFAAVDGRVVAVGSTEDVLTEYPLEDADTSIDATGKTVLPGFVDPHTHALFAGDRSDEFVAKLRGATYEEILAEGGGILRTVDAVREASDDELVSNLTDHLDAMLAHGTTTVEVKTGYGLDTETELRMLDAIAAAGDEHPLDVIPTFMGAHAVPRGMDTEAYVDDVISDQLPAVAEQGIAEFCDVFCERGVFDADQSRRILEAGREYGLTPKIHADEFAAIGGADVAAAVGAVSADHLLHTDDSGRETLVDAGVTPVMLPGTAFGLGAEYADARAFLDAGYEVALATDFNPNCFARSMGFVATLASVGMRMTPHEAIRGITSAAANALGRPDGTGTLTPGSLADAVVLDVPTATHLSYRFDTNPVSTVLKSGVVVHE from the coding sequence ATGCGTGACTCCGGGACAGAGACTGACCCTGTGGATGGTGAGAACGTGACCGTCGTCTACGGCGCGGCCGAACTGGTCGTTGGCCCGGACGACGAGACTGGCATCGTCGTTGTCGAAGATGCAGCGTTCGCCGCAGTCGATGGACGCGTCGTCGCCGTTGGTTCGACAGAAGATGTCCTCACGGAATATCCGCTCGAAGACGCAGACACCTCCATCGACGCGACTGGAAAGACAGTTCTCCCTGGCTTCGTTGACCCGCACACCCACGCACTGTTCGCCGGAGACCGGTCTGACGAATTTGTCGCGAAACTCCGCGGTGCGACGTACGAAGAGATACTCGCCGAGGGTGGTGGCATCCTCCGAACTGTCGATGCGGTTCGTGAGGCTTCCGACGACGAACTCGTGTCGAACCTCACCGACCACCTCGACGCGATGCTCGCACACGGGACGACGACAGTCGAAGTGAAGACCGGGTATGGCCTCGACACCGAGACGGAACTCCGGATGCTCGACGCAATCGCTGCCGCTGGCGACGAGCACCCACTCGATGTCATCCCGACGTTCATGGGCGCGCACGCCGTCCCGCGTGGGATGGACACCGAAGCATACGTCGACGATGTCATCTCCGACCAACTCCCTGCAGTCGCTGAACAGGGAATCGCCGAGTTCTGTGACGTGTTCTGTGAGCGAGGCGTATTCGATGCAGACCAGTCGCGGCGAATCTTAGAGGCCGGTCGTGAGTACGGACTCACACCGAAGATTCACGCCGACGAGTTCGCTGCCATCGGCGGCGCTGACGTTGCGGCCGCTGTCGGTGCGGTGAGCGCTGACCACCTGCTGCACACCGACGACTCGGGGCGAGAGACGCTCGTCGACGCGGGCGTCACGCCTGTCATGCTTCCCGGGACAGCGTTCGGACTCGGCGCAGAATACGCCGATGCTCGTGCCTTCCTCGACGCAGGCTACGAAGTCGCCCTCGCCACAGATTTCAACCCGAACTGCTTCGCTCGAAGTATGGGGTTCGTCGCCACACTCGCCAGCGTCGGTATGCGAATGACGCCACACGAGGCTATCAGAGGTATCACCAGCGCTGCCGCGAACGCACTCGGACGACCTGATGGCACCGGAACACTCACCCCCGGCAGCCTCGCCGATGCCGTCGTTCTCGACGTTCCGACCGCGACCCATCTCTCGTACCGATTCGACACGAACCCCGTTTCGACCGTCCTGAAGTCGGGGGTGGTCGTCCATGAGTGA
- the hutG gene encoding formimidoylglutamase — MTVRDPPEWQGTSSDPNDEQFGHVVQQTSLEDVSDYDAVFVGEPFDGAVIGRRGAREGPTAIRRALASVKTHHFDDGPISTLADLGDISFDSTRNGVAEVQSMVADVTADVYERGSFPVFLGGDNSLTVGNVRPLLALDASVGVVSFDAHLDCRVPLDGPSSGTPYRQLFDEGLDRLSVVGARHFETSTAYADFLGDVGGTILTADEVSRDPLQTADFALDALATCDFVFVSLDVDVLDQTAAPGVSAPTPGGITTRELYTMLRRVASDSRVIGFEVVECAPPLDDSGRTVDAAARAVAHFLSGVRTDA, encoded by the coding sequence ATGACGGTTCGTGACCCACCCGAGTGGCAGGGAACGTCTTCGGACCCGAACGACGAGCAGTTCGGACACGTCGTCCAGCAGACGAGTCTCGAAGACGTCAGCGACTACGACGCTGTGTTCGTGGGCGAACCGTTCGATGGCGCAGTCATCGGCCGTCGCGGCGCTCGTGAGGGCCCCACTGCGATTCGGCGTGCACTGGCGTCGGTCAAGACCCACCACTTCGACGACGGCCCGATATCGACGCTCGCCGACCTCGGTGACATCTCGTTCGATAGTACACGAAACGGGGTTGCAGAGGTCCAGTCGATGGTCGCCGACGTCACAGCAGACGTTTACGAACGCGGGTCGTTCCCCGTCTTCCTCGGTGGCGACAACTCACTGACGGTCGGCAACGTCCGACCGCTCCTCGCACTCGATGCGTCGGTCGGTGTCGTGAGTTTCGATGCCCACCTCGACTGCCGGGTACCGCTCGACGGTCCGTCCAGTGGGACTCCCTACCGTCAACTGTTCGACGAGGGACTCGACCGGCTCTCCGTCGTCGGTGCGCGTCACTTCGAGACGTCGACTGCGTACGCTGACTTCTTGGGCGACGTTGGGGGCACAATCTTGACGGCCGACGAAGTGAGTCGGGACCCACTCCAGACAGCTGACTTCGCGCTCGATGCGCTGGCAACGTGCGACTTCGTCTTCGTCAGCCTCGACGTCGACGTCCTCGACCAAACTGCCGCGCCGGGTGTGAGTGCGCCTACACCCGGCGGCATCACGACTCGTGAGTTATACACGATGCTCCGCCGGGTCGCGTCCGATTCGCGTGTCATCGGATTCGAAGTCGTGGAGTGTGCGCCGCCACTCGACGACAGCGGACGAACTGTGGACGCCGCAGCGCGTGCTGTGGCCCACTTCCTCTCGGGGGTGAGGACCGATGCGTGA
- the hutU gene encoding urocanate hydratase, with product MHDQRSTTKTDRLGEPSEQWRQYQGAPTGTDIECKGWRQEAALRMLNNNLDPDVAERPEDLVVYGGTGRAARSWAAYDAILTELRDLEDDETLLVQSGKPVGKFTTHERAPRVLIANSNLVGHWDDWEHFHELEAQGKIMYGQMTAGSWAYIGTQGIIQGTYETLAELARQEYDSDLRGKLVVTGGLGGMSGAQPLAVTMNHGVCIAAEVKADRIQRRVDTDYLMEFADSLDEALEKAHEALEAGEPYSVGVQMNAADMLEALIARDEIPDVVTDQTSAHDELEGYYPSGYSVEEADQLREDDPDAYVEASLDTMERHVQAILDLQDRGSVAFEYGNNIRGQVQTHRGMSHAFDFPGFVPAYIRPMFCRGRGPFRWAALSGDPEDIYRTDEAIRDLFPENESLMRWIDLAQEQVSFQGLPSRVCWLGYHTDDDGLTERARFALEINDLVASGELSAPVVVTRDHLDAGSVASPNRETEAMRDGTDAVADWPILNALLNTAAGADIVSVHDGGGVGIGNSLHSNNHVVLDGTDLAAKKARAVFTTDPGMGVIRHADAGYEDALDEAAQSGVHIPMREHDAERGNE from the coding sequence ATGCACGACCAGCGGTCGACGACCAAGACTGACCGGCTTGGTGAACCAAGTGAACAGTGGCGCCAGTATCAGGGTGCGCCAACGGGGACGGACATCGAGTGCAAAGGCTGGCGACAGGAGGCAGCACTCCGGATGCTCAACAACAACCTCGACCCCGACGTTGCCGAACGCCCCGAGGACCTCGTCGTCTACGGCGGGACTGGACGCGCCGCCCGGTCGTGGGCCGCCTACGACGCGATTCTCACCGAGTTACGTGACCTCGAAGACGACGAAACACTGCTCGTCCAATCCGGCAAGCCGGTGGGGAAGTTCACCACGCACGAGCGCGCCCCGCGCGTACTCATCGCCAACTCCAACCTCGTCGGCCACTGGGACGACTGGGAGCACTTCCACGAGCTGGAAGCGCAGGGGAAGATAATGTACGGCCAGATGACGGCTGGGTCGTGGGCCTACATCGGCACGCAAGGAATCATCCAAGGGACGTACGAGACACTCGCCGAACTCGCCCGACAGGAGTACGACAGCGACCTGCGTGGCAAACTCGTCGTCACTGGTGGTCTCGGTGGGATGAGCGGTGCGCAACCGCTCGCGGTGACGATGAATCACGGTGTGTGCATCGCCGCCGAGGTCAAAGCAGACCGTATCCAGCGACGGGTGGACACTGACTACCTGATGGAGTTCGCCGACTCTCTCGACGAGGCGCTCGAAAAGGCCCACGAGGCCCTCGAAGCAGGTGAGCCGTACAGCGTCGGCGTGCAGATGAACGCTGCCGACATGCTCGAAGCACTCATCGCGCGCGACGAGATACCCGACGTCGTCACCGACCAGACGAGTGCCCACGACGAACTGGAGGGCTACTACCCGAGTGGGTACAGTGTCGAGGAAGCGGACCAACTCCGTGAGGACGACCCGGACGCCTACGTCGAGGCGAGTCTCGACACGATGGAACGACACGTGCAGGCCATCCTCGACCTCCAAGACCGTGGTTCGGTCGCCTTCGAGTACGGAAACAACATCCGTGGACAGGTCCAGACACACAGAGGAATGTCTCACGCGTTCGACTTCCCCGGATTCGTTCCTGCGTACATCCGTCCGATGTTCTGTCGTGGGCGTGGCCCGTTCCGGTGGGCCGCACTCTCGGGCGACCCCGAAGATATCTACCGAACTGACGAGGCGATTCGTGACCTCTTCCCAGAGAACGAGTCGCTTATGCGGTGGATAGACCTCGCACAAGAGCAGGTATCGTTCCAAGGACTCCCGTCACGGGTGTGTTGGCTTGGGTACCACACCGACGACGACGGCCTCACCGAGCGTGCTCGGTTCGCACTCGAAATCAACGACCTCGTCGCGTCCGGTGAACTCTCCGCGCCTGTCGTCGTCACGCGGGACCACCTCGACGCAGGGTCTGTCGCGAGTCCGAATCGTGAGACTGAGGCGATGCGCGATGGGACCGACGCGGTTGCAGACTGGCCCATCCTGAACGCCCTGCTCAACACGGCCGCTGGTGCAGACATCGTGTCCGTTCACGACGGCGGCGGCGTCGGCATCGGCAACTCCCTCCACAGCAACAACCACGTCGTCCTCGACGGCACCGACCTCGCGGCGAAAAAGGCCCGCGCGGTGTTCACGACTGACCCCGGGATGGGCGTCATTCGTCACGCCGACGCCGGGTACGAAGATGCTCTCGACGAAGCGGCGCAGTCGGGCGTGCACATCCCGATGCGAGAACACGACGCAGAACGAGGGAACGAATGA
- a CDS encoding helix-turn-helix domain-containing protein yields MYEATFRIRDDSAYAAATAGNSATIELWCNEHCDLLHVSHEVGTDVLEQVRETVGIEEAIEQGDELVAITADCLRHHEIDDIEGYLRRHGVLLLPPLRYQRGAKVCRLLAVSAASLTACFRDLVESGYDVSVESKREVSFASGDAPLLAPLDAMPSLTGRQREALKLAYEHGYYELPRETRTDAIATQMGVSRRTAEEHLRRAERKVMESVVRYVV; encoded by the coding sequence GTGTACGAGGCAACGTTCCGAATTAGAGACGACAGCGCGTACGCCGCCGCGACGGCGGGGAACAGTGCGACAATCGAACTGTGGTGCAACGAACACTGCGACCTGTTGCACGTGAGTCACGAAGTTGGGACGGACGTCCTCGAACAGGTGCGTGAGACCGTCGGTATCGAAGAGGCAATCGAACAGGGAGACGAACTCGTCGCCATCACTGCAGACTGTCTCCGACATCACGAGATAGACGACATCGAGGGATATCTCCGACGGCACGGCGTCCTCCTGCTTCCGCCACTTCGGTACCAGCGGGGTGCAAAAGTGTGCCGCCTGCTTGCCGTCTCTGCGGCGTCGCTGACGGCGTGTTTCCGTGACCTCGTGGAGAGTGGATACGACGTGAGTGTCGAGTCGAAACGAGAAGTGTCGTTCGCCAGCGGTGATGCACCGCTCTTGGCACCGCTCGATGCGATGCCATCACTCACCGGTCGACAGCGAGAGGCGCTCAAGCTAGCGTACGAACACGGCTACTACGAACTCCCACGAGAGACAAGGACCGACGCAATCGCGACACAGATGGGCGTTTCACGACGAACCGCAGAAGAACATCTCAGGCGAGCAGAGCGCAAGGTGATGGAGTCAGTCGTTCGGTACGTCGTCTAG
- a CDS encoding VOC family protein yields the protein MEATAIDHVNLRIPDDAVDDAVEFYGDALGFDIENRDLFESDEKPFISVRLTPVSIIHLQPTEDFHPPTDRAFDHVAIEFDHTIDELQEHLDAAGVEVDRQLEPLGATGVAPAVYVTDPFGYTLELKAQPDEGNP from the coding sequence ATGGAGGCAACAGCGATAGACCACGTCAACTTACGCATCCCCGACGACGCCGTCGACGACGCCGTCGAGTTTTACGGCGATGCACTTGGATTCGACATCGAGAACCGGGACCTGTTCGAGTCGGATGAGAAGCCGTTCATCTCCGTCCGCCTCACACCTGTGAGTATCATCCACCTCCAACCGACAGAAGATTTCCACCCGCCGACCGACCGGGCCTTCGACCACGTCGCCATCGAGTTCGACCACACCATCGACGAACTCCAAGAGCATCTCGACGCGGCGGGAGTCGAGGTCGACCGACAGCTCGAACCACTCGGTGCGACCGGTGTCGCTCCCGCAGTGTACGTCACGGACCCATTTGGATACACGTTGGAATTGAAAGCACAACCCGACGAGGGGAACCCATAG
- a CDS encoding MFS transporter — translation MLLTVSLAWAVLQAGRFLLSPLLPTIIEDLQITEATAGLALALFQGVYAITQYPGGEYSDRWTRATLIVPGLALLVLGFATFGIAGGLAGFVLAAVVTGLGKGFFAIPSRALLSDLFVEQRGRALGLYAAGTDLGGLLASGLAILALTYATWRTPFIPIAILLGILTIIFAIWSAEGYTVGSPELDATGTARRLLASPKQRRTLVAFGLFYFMVGGFINFFPTYLIEAKGFDQQLASATFAVVFGVGIAIKPVAGGLSDRFRRESIAVIGLLVAAGALALLAFADARAFIYLSVVVLAIGYKMEFPLADAIIFDNAPEDDRGADLGAARAFFLGANAVGPAYVGIVATYLSYVAAFAGLAVCLVVAAGLLYWDARIR, via the coding sequence ATGTTGCTTACCGTCTCGCTCGCGTGGGCAGTGCTCCAGGCGGGACGATTCCTCTTATCACCGCTTCTCCCGACTATCATCGAAGATTTACAGATTACCGAAGCGACCGCGGGCCTCGCGCTCGCCCTCTTTCAAGGCGTCTACGCCATCACCCAGTATCCGGGCGGTGAGTACTCTGACCGATGGACGCGAGCGACACTCATCGTGCCCGGACTCGCGTTACTCGTACTCGGATTCGCGACCTTCGGTATCGCAGGCGGCCTCGCGGGGTTCGTCCTCGCCGCCGTCGTGACTGGCCTAGGAAAAGGATTTTTCGCCATCCCCTCTCGTGCGCTCCTCTCAGACCTCTTCGTCGAGCAGCGCGGCCGGGCACTCGGTCTCTACGCAGCAGGCACCGACCTCGGTGGACTCCTCGCGTCTGGACTCGCTATCCTCGCGCTCACCTACGCGACGTGGCGCACGCCGTTCATCCCCATCGCCATCCTCCTCGGCATCCTCACCATCATTTTCGCTATCTGGTCGGCAGAAGGCTACACAGTAGGGTCACCAGAACTCGACGCAACCGGAACGGCTCGGCGACTCCTCGCGAGTCCGAAACAACGTCGGACACTGGTCGCGTTCGGCCTCTTCTACTTCATGGTCGGTGGGTTCATCAACTTCTTTCCGACGTACCTCATCGAGGCGAAAGGGTTCGACCAACAACTGGCGAGTGCGACGTTCGCCGTCGTCTTCGGGGTTGGAATCGCCATCAAGCCCGTTGCAGGCGGACTGAGCGACCGATTCCGAAGAGAATCCATCGCTGTCATCGGCCTCCTCGTCGCCGCCGGCGCACTCGCGCTCCTCGCGTTCGCAGACGCGCGGGCGTTCATCTACCTCTCCGTCGTCGTGTTGGCTATCGGCTACAAGATGGAGTTCCCCCTCGCAGACGCCATCATCTTCGACAATGCACCAGAAGACGACCGAGGGGCCGACCTGGGCGCTGCACGTGCGTTCTTCCTCGGTGCGAACGCAGTCGGTCCAGCGTACGTCGGTATCGTCGCGACGTACCTGAGCTACGTCGCCGCCTTTGCCGGCCTCGCAGTCTGTCTGGTCGTCGCCGCTGGCCTCCTCTACTGGGATGCGAGAATCAGATAA
- a CDS encoding 3-isopropylmalate dehydratase small subunit, translating to MTDPSDTTSRPDPSEPARAWVFGDNIDTDQITPSRFIVSSDPDELAEHAFEDLRPEFSETVEPGDFVVAGENFGSGSSREHSPLSLVGAGVSGVVAQSFARIFFRNAINLGLPVLICPGADAIDDGDEIHMDLDAGIVVNHTKDEQYDAEALPSFLQTLVERGGLKAYTKAKLDR from the coding sequence ATGACGGACCCGAGTGACACCACTTCTCGCCCAGACCCGAGTGAACCAGCGCGCGCGTGGGTGTTCGGTGACAACATCGATACTGACCAGATAACACCGTCGCGCTTTATCGTCTCGTCTGACCCGGACGAACTCGCAGAACACGCGTTCGAAGACCTCAGACCTGAGTTCTCCGAAACTGTCGAACCCGGGGACTTCGTCGTCGCCGGAGAGAACTTCGGAAGCGGGTCGTCGCGGGAACACTCTCCGCTCTCACTCGTCGGCGCAGGCGTCTCGGGCGTCGTCGCGCAGTCGTTTGCGCGAATCTTCTTCCGAAACGCTATCAATCTCGGGTTACCCGTGCTTATCTGTCCGGGTGCGGATGCAATCGACGACGGCGACGAGATTCACATGGACCTGGACGCGGGCATCGTCGTCAACCACACCAAAGACGAACAGTACGATGCCGAGGCGCTTCCATCGTTCCTCCAGACACTCGTCGAACGAGGAGGGCTGAAAGCCTACACGAAAGCCAAACTCGACCGTTGA